One part of the Nitrosopumilus sp. genome encodes these proteins:
- a CDS encoding glutamate racemase, with product MVKIAVFDSGLGSLSVIKPIQKQMKCDIIYFADTKNFPYGKKSIKELKSITLKTISTIQNSFAPKLIVIGSNTLSLTLDSHSNNIFTVLPPINEAKAISKSKSIAILATESIVKSKLLDNYIKSFKINNIQITKINASALVELVESGKFYSNPELCKNMIKKILSLPFIKNNVDVVTLSSTHLPFLLKFFKNIFPNITFLDPAKSLAINLKQHVDPSKKRSSLQIFTSGSINSLGKKLSYMNINNKISKFSIQ from the coding sequence ATGGTAAAAATTGCTGTATTTGATTCTGGTTTAGGTTCATTATCTGTCATAAAACCTATTCAAAAACAAATGAAATGCGACATAATTTACTTTGCTGACACAAAAAACTTTCCTTATGGAAAAAAATCTATTAAAGAATTAAAAAGCATTACATTAAAAACAATTTCAACAATTCAAAATTCTTTTGCGCCAAAATTAATTGTTATTGGTTCAAACACTCTATCACTCACATTAGATTCACATTCAAATAATATTTTTACTGTATTGCCTCCAATAAATGAAGCAAAAGCAATTTCAAAATCTAAATCTATTGCAATATTGGCAACAGAATCAATTGTAAAAAGCAAACTACTTGATAATTATATCAAAAGTTTTAAAATAAATAACATCCAAATTACTAAAATAAATGCATCTGCATTAGTTGAATTGGTAGAATCTGGCAAGTTTTATTCAAATCCTGAATTATGCAAGAACATGATTAAAAAAATTCTAAGTTTGCCATTCATTAAAAACAATGTGGATGTAGTTACCTTATCTAGCACCCACTTGCCATTTCTTTTGAAATTTTTTAAGAATATATTTCCTAACATTACTTTTCTTGATCCTGCTAAGTCATTAGCTATTAATTTAAAACAACATGTTGATCCTAGCAAAAAAAGAAGTTCGCTACAAATTTTTACATCTGGAAGTATTAATTCACTTGGAAAAAAACTTAGTTATATGAATATTAATAATAAAATTTCAAAATTTTCAATTCAATAG
- a CDS encoding Snf7 family protein: MPNFDKTWAHQETQSVTGKLREAVKPQGALKPRIQTAVNKLQVQISKMDSMLGKLHERDAQLFQRVVTAMQQHDTSTSRVLSNELAEIRKVTKMLGNARMSLEQVQLRLTTIHDLGDAMVAIGPAMSTMKGLKSSLGRFMPEADSELNSMTQTLNGLMMDSLAGDSFSMESAASNEETEKILQEASAVAEQQIGDRFPSVPTSTGLSSQSSTTTFE, encoded by the coding sequence ATGCCAAACTTCGATAAAACTTGGGCTCATCAAGAGACCCAAAGCGTAACTGGCAAACTCCGTGAAGCAGTAAAGCCTCAAGGTGCATTAAAACCACGAATTCAAACTGCAGTGAATAAACTACAGGTCCAAATATCAAAAATGGATTCTATGTTAGGAAAGCTGCATGAAAGAGATGCGCAACTCTTTCAACGTGTGGTAACCGCAATGCAACAACATGATACTAGCACAAGTAGAGTTTTGTCCAACGAATTAGCTGAAATTCGTAAAGTTACAAAGATGCTCGGCAATGCAAGAATGTCATTAGAACAAGTCCAACTAAGACTGACAACTATTCACGATCTTGGTGATGCAATGGTAGCAATTGGACCAGCGATGTCTACAATGAAGGGATTGAAGTCATCACTTGGAAGATTCATGCCAGAAGCTGATTCAGAATTGAATAGCATGACACAGACACTTAATGGACTCATGATGGATTCACTTGCAGGAGACTCGTTTAGCATGGAGTCTGCCGCTTCAAATGAAGAAACTGAAAAGATTCTACAGGAAGCATCTGCAGTAGCTGAGCAACAGATTGGTGATAGATTCCCATCTGTACCAACTTCCACCGGACTTTCGTCTCAAAGCTCTACAACAACGTTTGAGTAG
- a CDS encoding glycosyltransferase family 2 protein produces MALETRTANKPQVSIIIPTYNESQNILNVLKSIGDIIPKNIFTEAIVVDDNSPDGTGKIVEDYLKNVKKIAGYTVNVIHRTAKNGLSSAILSGIQRATGDTIVVMDSDLSHPPQIIPKMIETLRHYQCDMVVASRYITGGKINGWNKKRKLLSKIATMIAKKGLGVKTNDPMSGFFAFRKGILKGLNFDAIGYKILLEILVKKRGLDIKEIPYTFQNRTLGSSKLDFSIIVDYVKSVWKLYRSGKPEENNEKRKSVKFFSKAGRFYTIGATGFAINYIISLMFSGGLTEIWYLHANILGIITSMTSNFILNKWWTFGDRDFSFNKTISQFSKFIMFSSFGALIQLGVVFSLVDNYDWMYTTALGVGVLTGAFSNFILNKKWTFKDKLW; encoded by the coding sequence ATGGCTCTTGAAACTAGGACTGCAAACAAGCCTCAAGTTTCAATAATTATTCCAACCTATAACGAATCACAAAATATCCTAAATGTCTTAAAATCTATTGGAGATATTATTCCAAAAAATATTTTTACAGAAGCAATTGTTGTTGATGATAATTCTCCTGATGGAACAGGCAAAATTGTAGAAGATTATTTGAAAAATGTCAAAAAAATTGCTGGATACACAGTAAATGTCATTCATAGAACAGCAAAAAATGGGTTGAGTTCAGCTATCCTTAGTGGAATACAACGAGCAACTGGTGATACAATTGTTGTAATGGATAGTGATCTCTCTCACCCTCCACAAATAATTCCTAAAATGATTGAAACACTAAGGCATTATCAATGCGATATGGTGGTTGCATCTCGATATATTACTGGCGGTAAAATTAACGGATGGAACAAAAAACGAAAGTTGTTAAGTAAAATTGCAACGATGATTGCAAAAAAAGGTCTTGGGGTTAAAACAAATGATCCAATGTCCGGGTTTTTTGCATTTAGAAAAGGTATTTTGAAAGGATTGAATTTTGACGCAATTGGTTACAAAATACTCTTAGAAATTCTCGTTAAGAAAAGAGGACTTGATATCAAAGAAATACCATATACATTTCAAAACAGAACATTAGGTTCAAGCAAATTAGATTTTTCTATAATAGTTGATTATGTTAAATCTGTTTGGAAACTATACCGTTCAGGTAAACCAGAAGAAAATAATGAAAAAAGAAAATCTGTAAAATTCTTCTCTAAGGCAGGAAGATTTTATACCATTGGGGCAACAGGTTTTGCAATAAATTATATCATTTCATTGATGTTCTCTGGTGGACTAACAGAGATTTGGTATCTACATGCAAATATTTTGGGAATTATAACGTCAATGACATCAAATTTTATTTTGAACAAGTGGTGGACATTTGGTGATAGAGATTTTTCTTTTAATAAAACAATTTCACAGTTTTCAAAATTCATCATGTTCAGTTCATTTGGCGCATTAATACAACTTGGTGTTGTGTTTTCATTGGTTGATAATTATGATTGGATGTATACAACTGCATTGGGTGTTGGAGTATTAACTGGAGCTTTTAGTAATTTCATTTTGAATAAAAAATGGACATTTAAAGATAAACTATGGTAA
- the cobM gene encoding precorrin-4 C(11)-methyltransferase produces the protein MSDVFFVGCGPGDPELITIKAKKLIQKADIVVYSGSLIPEPILKLCKRGKLFDAAKLVREEIFDLLYKNAKKDKLVVRLHDGDPSIYGAIKEQIDNLEKNGIKSVVVPGVTAFLASAAALGTQLTLPGVTQTIIVTRAESRTKVPKRESISELAKHKATLIFYLSVHLLSKLVKEAIEGGYKKTTPVAVVYRASWEDQKIVKGTLEDIAKKVKDEKITRTAIVIISDVIDPESYEYSKLYDKDFSHGYRKKK, from the coding sequence GTGTCTGATGTATTCTTTGTAGGCTGTGGTCCAGGTGATCCTGAACTAATTACAATAAAGGCAAAAAAACTAATTCAAAAAGCAGACATCGTAGTTTACTCTGGCTCTTTAATTCCTGAACCGATCTTGAAGCTTTGTAAAAGGGGAAAGCTTTTTGATGCTGCAAAACTGGTGAGAGAGGAAATTTTTGACTTACTGTACAAGAATGCAAAAAAAGACAAACTTGTTGTCAGATTGCATGATGGTGATCCTTCAATTTATGGTGCAATAAAAGAGCAGATTGACAATCTTGAGAAAAATGGAATAAAGTCTGTGGTTGTTCCTGGCGTAACTGCATTTTTAGCCTCAGCTGCGGCCCTTGGAACTCAACTGACACTTCCCGGTGTTACTCAGACAATCATAGTTACCAGGGCAGAATCCAGAACCAAAGTACCCAAACGTGAAAGCATTTCTGAACTTGCAAAACACAAAGCTACGCTGATCTTTTATCTTAGTGTTCATCTGCTTTCTAAACTAGTCAAAGAAGCAATTGAAGGTGGATACAAAAAAACTACGCCTGTTGCAGTAGTGTACAGAGCAAGCTGGGAAGATCAAAAGATTGTCAAGGGAACATTGGAAGATATTGCAAAAAAAGTTAAAGATGAAAAAATTACTCGAACTGCAATTGTAATAATTAGTGATGTAATTGATCCTGAATCATACGAGTATTCAAAACTGTATGACAAAGACTTTAGCCATGGCTATAGAAAGAAAAAATAA
- the cobI gene encoding precorrin-2 C(20)-methyltransferase, translating into MPGLIGIGVGPGDPELLTVKAVNAINNADIIMCPASKEDRPSIALSVVSSLIDKSKNQKIVKLIFPMTKDKDILEQTWKKNAKIMAETVLSGKNVVYLTVGDPYLYSTWIYMHKDLKENYPDMEISVIPGIVSMFTFASKVGVSIAEGAEKVAIIPSCYDLSSVKEIAKNSETMVFLKDGRYFDQVIQVLKESGFPDNSIFAIGQDLGTDHEIIRKLTLGEVNDDTLTTKYFSILVVKRV; encoded by the coding sequence ATGCCTGGATTAATTGGAATTGGTGTTGGTCCTGGGGATCCAGAATTACTTACAGTCAAGGCAGTAAATGCAATAAACAATGCTGACATCATCATGTGTCCAGCTTCAAAAGAGGACAGACCCAGCATTGCGTTGTCAGTTGTTTCATCATTAATTGATAAATCAAAAAATCAAAAAATTGTAAAACTAATCTTTCCAATGACTAAAGACAAAGATATCCTAGAGCAGACATGGAAAAAAAATGCAAAGATAATGGCTGAAACTGTTTTGTCAGGAAAAAATGTGGTGTATCTTACAGTAGGTGATCCATATTTGTACAGCACTTGGATATACATGCACAAGGATCTCAAAGAAAATTATCCAGACATGGAGATTAGTGTGATTCCTGGAATTGTTTCCATGTTTACATTTGCATCAAAGGTTGGTGTAAGTATTGCTGAAGGTGCAGAAAAAGTTGCAATCATTCCATCATGCTATGATCTGTCAAGTGTAAAAGAAATTGCAAAAAATTCTGAGACTATGGTGTTTTTAAAAGACGGAAGATACTTTGATCAGGTGATCCAAGTTCTAAAGGAATCTGGATTTCCTGATAACTCTATTTTTGCAATAGGGCAAGATCTTGGAACAGACCATGAAATTATTCGGAAACTTACTTTGGGTGAAGTAAATGATGATACATTAACTACAAAATATTTCTCAATCTTGGTGGTAAAACGTGTCTGA
- the cbiT gene encoding precorrin-6Y C5,15-methyltransferase (decarboxylating) subunit CbiT, with translation MWNYKTPGIPDEYFERTENVPITKEEVRTIQISKARLKPGQTIYDIGCGSGSISVEAGFQIEQTGKVLAIDHDENAIELTKKNMKKFGLSNISVIFGDAKEKIKDLEEADVIFIGGTGGDTRDIVELSESKLKSGGRIVIGIILIETLYSVLQVLDKLQFESIDITQVTISKSRKTSTGTMMLARNPVTIISATRV, from the coding sequence ATGTGGAATTACAAAACGCCTGGAATTCCTGATGAATATTTTGAGAGAACAGAAAACGTTCCAATCACAAAAGAAGAAGTAAGAACTATACAAATCAGCAAAGCTAGATTAAAACCAGGCCAAACAATTTATGATATCGGATGCGGAAGCGGTTCTATATCTGTTGAAGCTGGCTTTCAAATAGAACAGACAGGTAAGGTGTTGGCAATTGATCATGATGAGAATGCAATAGAACTAACAAAAAAAAATATGAAAAAATTTGGATTATCAAACATTTCAGTAATATTTGGAGATGCCAAAGAAAAGATAAAAGATCTTGAAGAAGCTGATGTAATATTTATCGGAGGTACCGGAGGCGATACCCGGGATATAGTTGAACTTTCTGAGAGCAAGCTAAAATCAGGTGGCAGAATTGTAATTGGTATTATTCTAATTGAGACACTCTATTCCGTACTGCAAGTATTGGATAAATTACAGTTTGAGTCAATTGATATCACCCAAGTAACCATATCCAAGAGTCGAAAGACTAGTACCGGAACTATGATGCTTGCAAGAAATCCTGTCACCATAATTTCTGCTACCAGAGTGTAA
- the rqcH gene encoding ribosome rescue protein RqcH → MTLSGIELRYLVNQISEQVQDYYISNIYGITKDSILFKLHHTEKSDLFMMISTSGVWLTKVKIDQMEPNRLLKRLRSDLLRLKLKKIEQIGAERIAYFTFEGFGKEFVLVGEFFGDGNILLCNSDMKILALQHSIEVRHRKLSVGLDYVQPPTSGIDIFNISESDFEDLKTTDLVCAKWFGRTLGLPKKYVEGIFEISNVDGKKIGNLLTAEEIKRIFDTTKKIVSDIVSGNHDPIIVRNGKAEVLPVRLGKMEGEVIEANSFIEGLDTVFTENIVEKGKSIQSSGSDKKIKELETQISEQEKAIETVKERSKNITNVANSLFEMVSHGIVSIEDNSAHEILANNNAKLITEKGIPLIVIQDEKIKINTKAPLQSIASVLFNEAKKQSSAIKSIQEIKERTMKKLEKLQNKTESEKDITVISEIRKKNWYERYRWFFTSDGLLAIGGRDAASNSAVVRKHLVKNDKIFHGDIFGSPFFILKEAQNAPDRSMNEVAHATVCFSRAWKEGMYGVSAFWVNPEQVKKSAPSGEFLPKGSFTIEGQRNFIKSDTLKLAVGIIPQDDDYVLTCGPPDPIKKKSICYAIIEPHGLELVDVAKKIRIEFLKMHEDIAKKINLDEFVRVLPSGKSQIKEISIGDLDIEKFTDSELD, encoded by the coding sequence ATGACATTATCGGGCATAGAACTACGGTATTTAGTAAATCAGATTTCAGAACAAGTTCAGGATTATTACATTAGCAACATTTACGGAATTACAAAGGACAGCATTCTCTTCAAGCTTCATCATACTGAAAAAAGTGATCTTTTCATGATGATTTCAACTTCAGGAGTGTGGCTGACCAAAGTAAAAATTGATCAAATGGAACCAAACAGATTACTCAAAAGATTACGAAGTGATCTACTTCGATTGAAATTAAAAAAAATAGAACAAATAGGTGCAGAAAGAATTGCATATTTTACATTTGAAGGATTTGGAAAAGAGTTTGTTCTAGTAGGGGAATTTTTTGGAGACGGAAATATTTTGCTCTGCAATAGTGATATGAAGATTTTAGCATTGCAGCATTCAATAGAAGTCAGACATAGAAAACTCAGTGTAGGATTAGATTATGTACAACCACCTACTAGTGGAATAGATATTTTCAACATATCCGAATCAGACTTTGAAGATCTTAAAACTACTGATTTAGTTTGTGCAAAATGGTTTGGTAGAACTTTGGGTTTGCCAAAAAAATACGTTGAAGGAATTTTTGAGATTTCAAATGTTGATGGTAAAAAAATTGGCAATCTGTTGACTGCTGAAGAGATAAAGAGAATTTTTGATACAACAAAAAAAATTGTTTCAGATATTGTATCAGGAAATCATGATCCAATTATTGTAAGAAATGGAAAAGCAGAAGTCCTTCCAGTAAGATTAGGAAAAATGGAAGGCGAGGTAATTGAGGCAAATAGTTTCATAGAGGGATTAGATACTGTTTTTACTGAAAACATTGTTGAGAAAGGAAAATCAATTCAGTCAAGCGGATCTGATAAAAAAATAAAAGAACTGGAAACTCAGATTTCAGAGCAAGAAAAAGCAATTGAGACAGTAAAAGAAAGATCAAAAAACATTACAAATGTAGCAAATTCCCTTTTTGAAATGGTTTCACATGGAATTGTATCAATTGAAGACAATTCTGCTCATGAGATTTTAGCTAATAATAATGCAAAATTAATTACTGAAAAAGGAATTCCATTAATTGTAATTCAGGATGAAAAAATAAAGATCAACACCAAAGCTCCCCTTCAATCTATTGCATCTGTATTGTTTAATGAAGCCAAAAAACAATCAAGTGCAATCAAATCAATCCAGGAAATCAAAGAACGGACAATGAAAAAATTGGAAAAATTACAAAACAAAACAGAATCTGAAAAAGATATCACTGTAATTTCAGAAATTAGAAAAAAAAATTGGTATGAAAGGTACAGATGGTTCTTTACATCTGATGGTTTACTTGCTATTGGTGGAAGAGATGCGGCATCAAATTCTGCAGTAGTTAGAAAACATTTGGTAAAAAACGATAAGATATTTCATGGGGATATTTTTGGTTCTCCGTTTTTTATTCTCAAAGAAGCACAAAATGCTCCAGATAGAAGTATGAATGAAGTTGCTCATGCCACTGTATGTTTTAGTCGTGCTTGGAAAGAAGGAATGTATGGTGTAAGTGCCTTTTGGGTAAATCCAGAACAAGTAAAAAAATCTGCCCCAAGCGGAGAGTTTCTTCCAAAAGGTTCCTTTACAATAGAAGGGCAGAGAAATTTTATCAAATCAGATACTCTCAAGTTAGCTGTAGGGATTATTCCTCAAGATGATGATTATGTGTTAACGTGTGGTCCTCCAGATCCAATCAAAAAAAAATCTATTTGTTACGCAATAATTGAACCACATGGATTGGAATTAGTGGATGTTGCAAAGAAAATTCGAATAGAGTTTTTGAAAATGCATGAAGACATTGCAAAGAAAATCAATCTTGATGAGTTTGTTCGTGTTTTACCCTCTGGTAAAAGTCAGATAAAGGAAATCAGTATTGGAGATCTAGATATAGAAAAATTTACTGATTCTGAATTGGATTAG
- a CDS encoding DUF126 domain-containing protein: MKVLVAGKVEGTVLKSENPINFLGTVDKKTGIISDNNHDLFGKSIKDIILVFPSGVGSSVGAYTIYSVKSNRSAPIAMICKRADLTVATGCALANIPLITISDKEFDSIQDGMRISLDTDSSNPIQNQ, translated from the coding sequence ATGAAAGTTCTAGTTGCAGGAAAAGTAGAAGGGACTGTTTTAAAATCTGAAAATCCAATTAATTTCCTAGGAACAGTGGATAAAAAGACTGGAATAATCAGTGATAACAACCATGATTTGTTTGGCAAATCAATTAAAGATATAATTCTTGTATTTCCATCGGGAGTGGGTAGTAGTGTTGGTGCCTATACTATTTATTCAGTAAAATCAAACAGATCTGCCCCCATTGCAATGATTTGTAAAAGGGCAGATCTCACAGTAGCTACTGGATGTGCACTGGCAAATATTCCATTAATAACAATTTCAGATAAAGAATTTGATTCTATTCAAGATGGAATGAGAATATCTCTAGATACTGATTCTTCTAATCCAATTCAGAATCAGTAA
- a CDS encoding aconitase X catalytic domain-containing protein, protein MELTREEESALKGEQGEIMQMAYRILVATGEATDAEKLIPIEWAHLSGVNYNTIGDAGEEFLSSISKDARVTVKTTLNPMGFDIDNVTNYGLDENFILKQLSIRKSYETMGVIPSFSCIPYEIFEIPKDGTQVAFAESNAAIHANSYDNLKTNKESAFSALASAIVGKSPYSSIRKDDTPNITINMKIKNPNELTYGMLGFFAGKVGDTSVNISGLAEMDKRQCKAMCGGMGTSGTCAKFIFGDGDSDCEKIDFDEKEMQNVHDELNTAEKGDMITLGSPQLGLDEISDLTNMLKGRSFQKRCMVFCPRTVKEQARKIGYTTELERAGCEILSDCCTCLTPLINKDNVDSVTTNSIKGAFYLKNSNGVDVNLKPLSQIIQDETR, encoded by the coding sequence TTGGAATTAACTAGAGAAGAAGAATCTGCATTAAAAGGTGAGCAAGGGGAAATCATGCAGATGGCATATAGAATTTTAGTTGCAACAGGAGAGGCAACAGATGCAGAAAAATTAATTCCAATAGAATGGGCACATCTTTCAGGCGTAAATTATAATACAATTGGGGATGCCGGAGAAGAATTTCTGTCAAGTATTAGCAAAGACGCACGAGTCACTGTAAAAACTACCCTTAATCCAATGGGATTTGATATTGACAATGTAACAAACTATGGATTAGACGAAAATTTTATCTTAAAGCAACTATCAATTAGAAAATCATATGAGACAATGGGTGTAATCCCTTCATTCTCGTGCATCCCTTATGAAATTTTTGAGATTCCAAAAGATGGGACTCAAGTAGCATTTGCAGAAAGTAATGCAGCAATTCATGCAAACTCTTATGATAATCTCAAAACAAACAAAGAAAGTGCATTTAGTGCATTAGCTAGTGCGATAGTTGGAAAAAGTCCTTATTCTTCAATAAGAAAAGACGATACTCCAAATATTACAATTAACATGAAGATAAAAAACCCAAACGAACTGACATATGGAATGCTGGGATTCTTTGCAGGAAAAGTTGGAGATACATCTGTAAATATTTCAGGACTTGCTGAAATGGACAAAAGACAATGCAAAGCAATGTGTGGTGGAATGGGTACATCAGGAACTTGTGCTAAATTCATTTTCGGTGATGGTGATTCTGATTGTGAAAAAATAGATTTTGATGAAAAAGAGATGCAAAATGTCCATGATGAACTAAACACTGCTGAAAAAGGTGATATGATTACACTTGGCAGCCCTCAATTGGGATTGGATGAAATTTCTGATCTTACAAATATGCTAAAGGGAAGATCTTTTCAAAAGAGATGCATGGTTTTTTGTCCTAGGACTGTAAAAGAACAAGCAAGAAAAATTGGATACACAACAGAACTTGAGCGTGCTGGGTGTGAAATTCTCTCTGATTGTTGTACATGTTTGACTCCGTTGATTAACAAAGATAATGTTGATTCTGTTACGACAAATAGTATCAAAGGTGCATTTTATCTTAAAAACTCCAACGGCGTAGATGTAAATCTGAAACCCTTATCACAAATAATTCAAGATGAAACAAGATGA
- the nth gene encoding endonuclease III produces the protein MEKILRGMTDTMNSVKPPRITALQDLHDAETGPFSILIGTILSARTKDEATTKAVKALFSKYKNPKELAKAKIKDVEKIIKSIGFYHVKSRRIIEVAKIIDKKYKGKVPDNLDTLVQLPGVGRKTANCVLVYAFEKPAIPVDIHVHRISNRLGLVDTRNPEETEQELMKKIQKKYWIDINDTFVMYGQNICKPISPMCDVCKIKKMCKYYKSKNVS, from the coding sequence ATGGAAAAAATTCTTCGTGGAATGACTGATACAATGAATTCTGTAAAGCCACCAAGAATTACAGCATTACAAGATCTTCATGATGCAGAAACTGGTCCATTTAGCATTCTAATTGGAACAATACTTTCAGCTAGAACCAAAGATGAAGCTACAACAAAGGCCGTAAAAGCATTATTCTCAAAGTACAAAAATCCAAAAGAACTCGCAAAGGCGAAAATAAAGGACGTAGAGAAAATAATAAAATCAATTGGATTCTATCATGTAAAATCAAGAAGAATCATAGAAGTTGCAAAAATTATTGATAAAAAATACAAAGGAAAAGTTCCAGATAATCTAGACACTCTAGTGCAGCTACCAGGAGTTGGAAGAAAGACTGCAAATTGTGTTCTAGTATATGCATTTGAAAAGCCCGCAATTCCAGTTGACATTCATGTTCATAGAATATCAAATAGATTGGGACTGGTGGATACTAGAAATCCAGAGGAGACAGAGCAGGAACTAATGAAGAAAATTCAAAAAAAATACTGGATAGACATTAATGATACATTTGTAATGTATGGTCAAAATATCTGTAAACCAATTTCTCCAATGTGTGATGTATGCAAGATTAAAAAAATGTGCAAGTATTACAAATCTAAGAACGTTTCTTAG
- the sat gene encoding sulfate adenylyltransferase: MSEGNSIKPHGGILVNRIAKVDPTGLFSITITEDLANDVENIADGIFSPLEGFLGKQDFESVVSRGRLANDLAWTIPIVLDVDEQTASKMKESGDVLLKNPDGVGVAVLHVDETYSFDKEKFVQGVYGTNDNSHPGVAKTMSMQDYLVGGKIDYIQRPNNTEIRENRLTPKQTREAFAKAGWKTICAFQTRNPPHVAHEMLQKTSITTRDGVFVNPIIGKKKSGDFVDEVIVKCYETMIKLYYPENRCILGTLHTEMKYAGPKEAIHHAIMRQNYGCTHIIIGRDHAGVGTFYDPFAAQKIFTDYPELEIAPVFFPPFFYCRKCLTYTTPKACPHGDDDKEQISGTKLREMIQNGQAPSEFILRPEVAKVILDHPKPFVD, encoded by the coding sequence ATGTCAGAAGGCAACTCGATTAAACCACATGGTGGAATACTGGTTAACAGAATTGCTAAAGTTGATCCTACTGGACTATTTTCAATAACAATCACAGAAGATCTTGCAAATGATGTTGAAAACATTGCTGATGGAATATTTAGTCCACTTGAGGGATTTTTAGGAAAACAAGACTTTGAAAGTGTTGTTTCTAGAGGAAGATTGGCAAACGATTTAGCTTGGACCATACCAATAGTTCTAGATGTTGATGAGCAAACTGCTTCTAAAATGAAAGAATCAGGGGATGTATTATTAAAAAACCCCGATGGAGTTGGAGTTGCAGTTTTACATGTAGATGAAACATATTCTTTTGATAAGGAAAAATTTGTGCAAGGAGTATACGGTACAAATGATAACTCACATCCGGGCGTTGCAAAGACAATGTCAATGCAAGACTATTTGGTTGGCGGTAAGATTGATTATATTCAAAGACCTAATAATACTGAAATTCGAGAAAATAGATTAACACCAAAACAGACACGAGAAGCCTTTGCAAAGGCAGGATGGAAGACAATTTGTGCATTTCAAACCAGAAATCCTCCACATGTAGCACATGAAATGCTACAAAAAACATCAATTACTACACGGGATGGCGTCTTTGTAAATCCAATTATTGGAAAGAAAAAATCAGGCGATTTTGTTGATGAAGTTATTGTAAAATGCTATGAGACCATGATAAAGTTGTACTATCCAGAAAACAGATGTATTTTAGGAACTTTACACACTGAGATGAAATATGCAGGTCCAAAAGAAGCAATTCATCATGCAATAATGAGGCAAAACTATGGCTGCACACACATCATTATTGGACGAGATCATGCGGGTGTAGGAACATTTTATGATCCATTTGCCGCACAAAAAATCTTCACTGATTATCCAGAATTAGAAATTGCTCCCGTATTTTTTCCACCATTCTTCTATTGTAGAAAATGTCTAACATATACAACTCCAAAAGCATGTCCACATGGTGATGATGATAAAGAGCAAATTAGTGGAACCAAATTAAGAGAAATGATTCAAAACGGTCAAGCACCTTCTGAATTTATTCTAAGACCCGAAGTTGCTAAAGTTATTTTAGATCATCCTAAACCTTTTGTTGATTAG